The segment GTCACGGCGACGGGGCAGAAGTCGCTGCCGGCCAGCACCTCCATACCATCGCCGAGGCTCACCACCTGATCCTGATGGCTCACGAGGATCCTGAATTGCGCCTCCCCACCGTCGTGCCACGGGGGCAGCGAGGTGAAGGTGGCGCTGTGGATGCCCACACCCCACCCACGCTCGGACTTCTCCACCGCACCGCCGAGGGCGATCGCCACGAGCTGGTGGCCGAAGCAGATGCCGACGAGCTTCTTACGCGCTGCGTGCAGCTCCTGGACGAAGGCGATCAGCTGCTTGATCCACGGTAGATCGTCGTAGGCGGAGAACTTGCTGCCCGTAATGAGGTAGGCATCGACCTCGTCTATCTCGTCGGGGTATTCCCCATGCTCCACATCGTAGTCGCGGAACTCGAGGGACGGATCCACCTCACCGAGGAGGCGGTGGAACATCTGCGGGTACTGCCCGAAGTGCTCCGCGAAATCCGGGCGCACCGTGTCCGTGCGAAGAATGCCGACGCGCATGGAGCGGCTGCGCCTACTCTTCGTTGTAGGCCGTCGTGTCGACGACGATCAGCTCGCGGTATGCCTCGGTCATGTCCCAGGTGCCCTTGAACCCCTTCGGCAGCATGAACATGTCGCCGGCTTCGTAGGTCATCGCGCGGCCCTCATCGTCGGTGAGCACCAGCTTGCCCTTGAGCACCACGACGAACTCATCGTAGGGCAGGGGCTCCTCGAGGATCAGCTTGGCCGGACCCGCGTCCCACACGGCAACCGTGTTATCACCCTCGAAGAGCAGGCTCTCGCTGTTGCCGAGGACGCCACTCTCGACGGGCGTCCAATCGATGTCGCCGAGATCTTCCAGCTCCATGGTGTTGAGGCCATGCACGGTCCACGGCTTTGGCGGCGCCACGGCCTCATGGCCATCGGCGTGTGCCGCCCAGGGAGTGAGCGTCGCGACGCCTGCCAGCAAGGCCAGAGCCGAACGAACGAATGGATTAGCTAGCATCGATGAAATTCCTCGAGACATCGCTGCACTACCCGCCTCGCAGACAGCGCAGACGACAGAAATCAGATGGTCCAGCCCAGCTGCTCGCGTTC is part of the Pseudomonadota bacterium genome and harbors:
- a CDS encoding cupin domain-containing protein; this translates as MLANPFVRSALALLAGVATLTPWAAHADGHEAVAPPKPWTVHGLNTMELEDLGDIDWTPVESGVLGNSESLLFEGDNTVAVWDAGPAKLILEEPLPYDEFVVVLKGKLVLTDDEGRAMTYEAGDMFMLPKGFKGTWDMTEAYRELIVVDTTAYNEE
- a CDS encoding GMP synthase; the encoded protein is MRVGILRTDTVRPDFAEHFGQYPQMFHRLLGEVDPSLEFRDYDVEHGEYPDEIDEVDAYLITGSKFSAYDDLPWIKQLIAFVQELHAARKKLVGICFGHQLVAIALGGAVEKSERGWGVGIHSATFTSLPPWHDGGEAQFRILVSHQDQVVSLGDGMEVLAGSDFCPVAVTQVDEHILTFQGHPEFETGYSRALIELRGESVGAQTYRCGLESLATMPEGPRVAAWIVRFLRGQ